The genomic DNA CACCTGGGCCTGCACCAGCACGTCCAGCGCGGAGACGGCCTCATCGCAGATGATCACCTCCGGCTCCAACGCCAAGGCGCGGGCGATCGCGATGCGCTGGCGCTGCCCGCCGGAGAGCTCGTTGGGGAATCGGTGCATCGTCGATGCCGGCAAGGAGACGTGCTCCAACAGTTCCTTGACCTTGTTCTGGCGCGACTTCGCGTCCCCGATGCCGTGAATCTTCAACGGCTGCTCGATGGTCCGGAAGATGCTGTACATCGGGTCCAGCGAACCGTAGGGGTCCTGGAAGATCGGCTGGACACGGCGACGGAACCGGAAAAGTTCCTTTTCGCTGAGCTGGCCCATGTCCTCACCGTCGAACCGGATGGTGCCGCTGGTCGGCTTGAGCAGGTTGAGCACCATCTTCGCCACAGTGGACTTGCCGGAGCCGGACTCGCCGACCACCGCCGTCGTCGTCCCGCGCTTGACGTTGAATGACACGTGATCCACCGCCGTGAAATCGGACTTGGTGAAGCCCTTTTCCCGGATCTTAAACACCTTGGTGAGGTCCTGGATCTCGAGGACGTTGTCCGTGCTCGTTGCGGACTTCTCTGCGGCCGCGTCGTTGTCCATCCGCTGGGAGGACAACGACGGCGCCGCGCCGATCAGGCGCTGCGTGTAGGGGTGCTGCGGGTTGCGCAGCAGCTCCAGCGCCGGGCCCGACTCCACGACTTGACCCTTGTACATGACCACGACTTTCTCGGCGCGCTCCGCGGCGAGGCCCAGATCGTGGGTAATGAACAAGACGGCCGTGCCGCGCTGGGCGGTCATCTGATCCAAGTGGTCCAAAATCTGGCGCTGCACGGTCACGTCCAGCGCGGACGTCGGCTCATCCGCGATGAGCAGGCGCGGCTGGCAGGACAGGCCGATCGCGATCAGCGCGCGCTGACGCATACCGCCCGAGAACTCGTGCGGATACTGCTTGGCGCGGCGCTCGGCGTCGGGCAAGCCGGCGTTGGAGAGCGCCTCAGCCACCTTCTGGTTCATGTTCCCGCCGCCGAGGCCGTTGGCCTTGAGCGTCTCCTTGACCTGGAAACCGATCTTCCAGACCGGGTTGAGGTTGGACATCGGGTCCTGGGGCACCATGCCGATCTCATCGCCACGGATGGCGCGGAACTGCTTGTCCGTCGCCGACGCATAGTCCTTGCCGTCGTAGATGATCTGGCCGCCGGTGACCTTGCCGTTCTTCGCCAAGAGGCCCATCGCGGCGAGCGCGATGGTGGACTTACCGGAGCCGGACTCCCCGACGATGGCCACGGACTCCCCCGGGTACACCGTGAGGTTCGCGCCGCGGACGGCCTTGACCGGGCCATTGGGCGTGGAGAACGTGATCTCCACATCCTTCATATCCAGCAATGGCTGCTCGGAATTGTTCAGGTTTTCCATGACTCAGGCCTTCCGCGACTTCGGGTCCAGCGCGTCACGCAGGGCATCGCCCAGCATGATGAAGCTCAACACGGTGATGGACAGGGCAAGCGCAGGCCAGAAGAGGATCTGCGGATCATTGCGGACCGAGATCTGCGCATTCGAGATGTCGTTACCCCAGCTGACTACGCTCGGCGGCAGGCCAATGCCCAGGTAGGACAACGTGGCCTCGGCGACGATGTAGGTACCCAGCGAAATGGAGGCCACCACGATGATCGGCGAGAGCGAGTTCGGCAACACGTGTCGAATCAGCGCGCCGAACTTGGACACGCCGAGGGCCCGGGCGGCCATCACGTAGTCGGCGCCCTTCGCCTCGATCACCGCGCCGCGCGTGATGCGGGCCACCTGCGGCCAGCCGAAGATCACCAGAACCAGCGTCACGGTCCAAGGACTCTGATTGTCGCGGAACGCTGGCAGCTGCATCATCACGATGGCGCCGAGGATCAGCGGCAACGCGAAGAAGATGTCGCCAGTGCGGGCCAGCACGGTGTCCACCCAGCCGCCGTAGTAACCGGCCAGCGCGCCGATCGTGCCGCCGACGATCACGACGCCGATCGTCGTAAACAGGCCGACCAGCACAGAGGCCTGCGCACCGAAGATCAGGCGCGCGTAGATGTCACAGCCCTGATAGGTGAACCCGAGCGGGTGGCCCGGTTCGGCGCCACCCCGGGCGTTCTCCAGCGAGCAATCGCGCGGGCCCACGGATGTAAACCATTGCGGGAAGACGGAAACGACGATGATCCCGAGGATCATGATGACCGAGATGATGAATAGCGGCTGCTTGCGCAGGTTGCGCCACGACTCGGCCCAGAAGCTCAGGGGCTCACTCGTGGTGTTGACCGTGTCCACGCCCTGCAGGGGGGTTTCGTCGAGCGGGGCCACGAAGTGCTCGATGTGCCGCTTGGACTGCTTGCCGCGGTGCTTGACGTCGGAAATATCTGCGCTCGCCGCGCTCTGGTTCTCAATGTTCTCAGGCATAACGAATCCTCGGGTCAAGCAGGGCGTACAGCAAGTCGACGATCAGGTTGGCGACCACGAAGATCAGCACCATGACACTGACGACGGCGACGACGGTCGGCGTCTCACCGATCTTGATGGCGTCCAACAGCACGCTGCCGATGCCGGGAACGTTGAAGACGCCCTCGGTGACGATCGCTCCGCCCATGAGCATGCCCAAGTCGGCGCCGAGGAAGGTCACGACGGGAATCATTGAGTTGCGCAGCACGTGCACGATGATGACGCGGGGGCGGCTCAGGCCCTTCGCTGTGGCGGTCCGCACGTAATCCGCGCTGAGATTCTCGGCGACCTGCGTCCGGCTCAGGCGGATGACGTAGGCCAGTGACACGAGGCCAAGAACGATCGCCGGCAGGATCAAGTCAGACCAACCGGCCTCACTACCGACGGTCGGTGTGGTCCACCGCAGTTCAACACCGACGACGTACTGCAGCACGAAGCCGAGGACGAAGGTCGGCACGGAGATCACGACGAGGGAAAGGACCAGGACGGTCGAATCGAACAGCTTGCCCTTGCGCAAGCCGGCGAACACACCGAAGATGATGCCGAAAACCGCCTCGATGGCCAGCGCCATCACGGCGAGGCGGGCGGTGACGGGCATGGCCCGGGCGACGACGTCGTTCACGGCCTGGCCGGAGAACGTTTGGCCCAAGTCGAGGGTGAGCAAATTCTTGAGGTAGAGCCCGTACTGGACCCAGAACGGTTGATCGAGGTTGTACTGGGCGCGCAGGTTGGCCTCGACGGCCTCGGACATCGGTTTGCCGCCGGAGAGCGCGGCGATGGGGTCTCCGGTGGCGAAGACCAGGAAGTAGACCAGCAGCGTGGCCCCGAAAAAGACGGGGAGCATGTGCAGGAATCTCCGGAGGGTGTACATCAGCATGGAGAGAAGTTCCTTTAGACGTGAGACCGGGCGGCGAGGAGATCATCCTCGCCGCCCGCGTCTTGGCGATCAGGCGTGATGCCTAATCAGATTGGGCGTTAGCCCTTGGTGATCTGGTGGTACAGGACCTTGCCGTCCCAGCCCAGCTCGACGTTGTCGACCTGAGTGCTCCAGCCGGCCTGCTTGGCCTGATACCACAGCGGCAGCACCGGCAGATCCTCGAAGAGGATCTCCTGTGCCTCGTTGAAGATCGTCGCCGCTTCCTCAACACTGGCGGCCTGCAGACCCTCATCCAGCTTCGCGTCGAAGTCGGGGTTCGAGTAGCGGCCGTCGTTCGAGCTTGCGCCTGTGCCGTAGAGCGGTCCGAGGAAGTTGTACAGCGACGGGTAGTCGCCCACCCAGCCGGCACGGGAGATGCCCGGCAGAGCATCGGTGTTGGCCAGCTCACGCATTTCCTTGAAGGTAGCCTTCGCGTCCAGCTCCGCCTGGATGCCCAGGTTCTCACGCAGCTGGTTGGTGATGGCCTCGATGTACTCCTTGTTGCCCGCACCGTCCGTGTTGGACGTGTACAGGAGCACCTCGCCCTCGGGCCACGGCGAAATCTCATTCGCCTGATCCCAGAGTTCCTTGGCCTTCTCCGGGTTGTACTCGAGCACCTCGTTGCCCGGGATCTCGGCCGAGAAGCCGTTCAGGACCGGAGCCGTGAACTCAGTGGCCACTTCCTTGGTCCCCATGAAGATCTGGTCGATAATCTGCTGGCGATCGAACGCCATCGAGATCGCCTGACGGCGCAGCTGACCCGCCTCACCCTGGAAGTTCTCGTTGTAGCCCGGGATCACCATGGTGGCGTTGCCGGCGTAGGGCTGGGACACGCTGCGGCCCTCAAGGTCCGACTCGTAGTTCTCGAGCGCGCTAGGCGGCATTTCGTCGAGCACATCGAGGTTGTCCGAGAGCAGGTCGTTGTAGGCAGAATCGTAGCTGTCGTAAATCTTGAACAGGATGCCATCGTTGGCCGGCTCACGCGGGCCCTCGTAGTCCTCGTTCGGGACCAGGCTGATCTGCGTCTCGTGCTGCCAGCCGTCCTCGGCCAGCACGTACGGACCGTTGGAGACCGGCGCCTGACCGAAGGCCTCCATGTCCTCAAAAGCCACCTCGGGCAACGGCATGTAGGCCGAGTAGCCAAGGCGCAGCGGGAAATCAGATTCCGGCTGCTGCAACTCCACCGTGAAGGTGTAGTCATCCACCACGGTGAGGCCGGAGAGCTCGTCGGCGCCGTTCTCATCGGACTCGCTGTAGCCAGCGAAGCCCTCAAAGAAATAGGAGCCCTTCTGAGCGTTGTCCGAGTCAGCGGCGTAGTTCCACGCGTCAACGAAGGAGTGCGCGGTCACCTCCGAGCCGTCGGAGAACGTGTGGCCTTCCTTGATCTTGATGGTCCAGGTCTGGTTGTCCTCAGACTCCACCGATTCGGCCAGCTCCTCCTGGAGCGAGCTGTCAGCGGCGTACGAGTACAGACCCTGGAAGATCTGCTCGACGACGCGGCCGCCGCCCACCTCGGAGGTATCCGAGGGGATGAGGCCGTTCTGCGGCTCGGTGTTGTGGGCGGTGACGACGCCGCTGGTCGCTTCGTTCTCCCCGCCGCCTTCGCCGCCGCCGCAAGCGGTCAGCGTCAGGGCCAGCGCCGAGGTCACGGCGACTGACTGCAGTACGCGATTCATGCGCATTCAATAACTCCTTGATAATTTTCGAGCAGAAAAGACCGTGATGTGAAGCAGGTCTCATTCCCTCTCGGTATTGAGGCTCAACGCCTCAACCCACGGAACCCTACAGGCCATCAAGCACACGTGTGGGGCAGATCATGGGTCTGAAACAGAAAATTTATGACTTTGAAACGTTTGATGCAAATCACACGAGCGTGATAAGTGACGCTGGATCGCGGAGAATCCCCGCCGTTCCGGCCAGGAAGCGCGAGGCCTGCGCCCCATCTACGAGGCGGTGGTCAAAGCTCAGACTGAGCGTCATCACCTCGCGCAGCGCCACCTCGCCCTGGTACTCCCAGGGTTGGACGCGCACCTGACCGAGCCCCAAAATTCCCGCTTCACCTGGATTCAAGATCGGCGTGCCAGCATCGATGCCGAAGACACCGATGTTGGTGATGGAGAAGGTCCCACCCCGCAATTCGTCCTGCCGCGTCTTCGACGTCCGCGCACGGTCAACGAGGGCGGCCGTCGCCTCCGCCAGCGCGGCGAGATCAAGGGACTGAGCGGCCTTAATATTCGGAACCAGCAAGCCACGCTCCGTCGCCGCGGCGATACCCAGGTTCACGTCATGGAACCGGATGATGTCCCCGGCCTCCTCATCCCACGCCGAATTGAGCTCCGGGACACGGGCCAGCTGCAGGCACACGGCCTTGGCCACCAACGTCAGCGGCGTGAGTTTGGCCTGCCCCGGTTGCTGGGCGGCCCGGAGCCTCTCGAGCAGGCGCATCGACTCGGTGACATCCACGGTCAAGAACTCGGTCGCATGAGGCGCGGTGTACACCGAGTCGCTCATGGCCCGCGCCATGGCCCGCTGCACCGAGGAGATTCTGACCCGCTCACACCGTGTCCCGTCGTCGCGGGCCTCCGACTGGGGAGCCGCGCCCTCCGCCGCGGCGGAGCCGTGCTGGCCGGCGGATTCCACATCCGCGCGCGTGATCAAGCCCTGCGGGCCACTACCCGTTAGCTCGTCGAGACAGACCCCGAGGTCCTTGGCGAGTTTGCGCACGGGCGGCGTGGACCGAGGCCGCTCAGCTGGGTGCGCGACGGCGTTGGATGCTTGGGTGTCCACCGCGGGAGGTGCCGCGGTGCCGGCATCAGCTTCTGACCCCGAGCCGCCGGCGGGAACGGCCACCCGACGGCGACGCTGCGGGCGCCGTCCCGTCTCCACCGCAGCCCCGTACCCGACCAAATTTGGCTCACGAGCCGGCGTCGTGACCTGCTCGGCTGCCGACTCCGACGCGGCGTCCGCTGAGGAGCCGCCGTCCTGCGCGCCCGATCCGGCGGGCTGATCCACCTCGAAGGCCAGCAGCGGCTGGCCCACCTCGACGATCGCGCCTGGTTCCGCGAAGATCCGCGTGACGACACCCGAGTACGGGCTCGGCAACTCCACCAACGCCTTGGCCGTCTCCACATCAGCGATCACTTGGTTGAGGGAAACCGTCTCGCCTTCAGTGACCTTCCACGCCACGACTTCCGACTCGGTCAGGCCCTCGCCGAGGTCCGGTAGGTTAAAGACCTTTTGCATCACGCGTCTCCTCCCTGCCGTGCGGCGGACGGTCCTGCCGCGGCCCCGTTCAACGAACTCGTGCGCTCCAAGACGGAATCCACGCCATCCAAGATGCGGTCGAGATCGGGCAAGTGGTGCTGCTCCAATTTGGAGGGCGGGTAGGGAATGTCGAAGCCCGTAACCCGAACCGGCGGTTGCTCCAAATGATAGAAACAGCGCTCCGTCAGGCTCGCCGCGAGTTCGGCACCCAGACCAGCGAACTGACCGGCCTCGTGCGTGATCACCACGCGCCCCGTTTTCCGGACCGACGCTTCCAACGGACCAAAGTCCACCGGAGACAACGAGCGCACGTCGATCACCTCGACGCTCACGCCCTCGTCGGCGGCCGCCGTGGCCGCGTCGATGGCCGTCTTGACGAGCGGACCATAGGCGATGAGCGTGACCTGATCGCCGGGAACCACCACGCGAGCCGCTCCGAGCGGCAGGTCGGCCTCCGCCTCCAGATCCACCTCGGCCTTCTCGTGATAGCGCCGCTTAGGCTCAAAAAAGATCACCGGATCATCGCAGGCAATCGACTGGCGGATCATGGTGTAAGCGTCCTGCGGGTTGGAGGGGCTGACCACCCGGAGGCCGGCCGTATGCGCAAAATAGGCCTCCGGAGATTCCGAGTGGTGCTCGGGCGAACCGATGCCGCCGCCGAACGGGATGCGGATAGTCAGCGGCATGGCCACGTGCCCGCGGGTGCGGTACCGCAGCTTGGCCACTTGGCTCACGATTTGGTCAAACGCCGGGTAGACGAACCCGTCAAACTGGATCTCGACCACGGGCCGGAACCCGCGGTAGGCCAAGCCCACGGCGGTGCCGACGATGCCCGACTCGGCGAGCGGGGAATCGAGCACGCGCTGGGCGCCGAATTCCTTCTGCAACCCGTCCGTGATGCGGAAGACTCCGCCGAGCGTTCCGACGTCCTCCCCCATGACCAGGACCTTGTCGTCCTCGGCGAGCGCGGCGCGCAAACCCCTGTTGATGGACTGCCCGAAGGTCAGAGTCCGTAGTCCTGTGGCTTCACTCTGCTGCGTGCTCACTGTCCCTCCCCCTCCACGAGCTCGAGGTACCGGCCATACTGCTCCCGTTGGCGCCGGAGCCACGCATGGTCCTCGGCGTAGACGTTCTCAAAGACCTGCTCCCATTCCGGGTCCGCCATGCCGGTAACCCCGGCGCGCAGGGCCTCGGCCACCTCGTCGGCCCGGTGTTCGGCCGCCTCGCGGAATCCGTCGACGGCCATCCCCCGGGTTTGCAGGTATGCTTCGATGCGCTTCAGCGGGTCCTTACCCGACCACTCCTCCACCTCGTCCTTGCTGCGGTACCGGGTGGGGTCGTCCGCCGTCGTGTGGGGCCCCATGCGGTACGTGACCGCTTCAATGAAGGTGGGGCCGTCCCCCGCGCGGGCCCGGTCGAGGGCGATGCGGGTGGCCGCGAGCGAGGCCAGCACGTCATTGCCGTCAATACGCACGTGCTCCATCCCGAATCCCTCGGCGCGTTGGGCGATCGGTACCCGACTCTGCAGTCCCACCGGCTCGGAAATAGCCCACTGGTTGTTCTGGCAAAAGAAGACGGCGGGGGCCTGGTAGCTCGCGGCGAAGGCGAGTGCCTCATTGACGTCGCCCTGCGTCACCGCTCCGTCCCCGAAATAGGCGACCGCCGCCTGATCGCCGCCGTCGAACTTAATGCCCATGGCATAGCCGGTGGCGTGCAGGGTTTGGGCGCCAATGATGATCTGCGGGGTGGCCATGTTCACGGAGAAGGGATCCCAGCCACTCGAAGCATTGCCGCGCCAGACGGTCAGCATTTCCTCCAGCTTGACGCCGCGGCAGTAGGCCACGGCGTTCTCGCGGTAGGAGGTAAAGACGAAGTCGTCCTGACGCAGAGCGCGGGCGGAGCCTACCTGCGCTGCCTCTTGGCCCAAGAGCGGCGGCCACAGGGCCAACTCGCCTTGCCGCTGAAGTGCGGTGGCTTCCGTATCAATCCGGCGGGCGGCCACCATGTCAGCGTAGAGATCGGCGACGGCGTCGTCGCTAACGTCCGCTACGGCGGCATCAAATGGTTCGTGGTGGCGTCGGGTCCCATCGGGGGCGACTAAGCAAATGGGTTCGGCGGCGGCCGTGCCGGCCGGGGTCATCACGTTCTCGCGGGACATGTTGTCTCCCTCGTTTTCAGCGCTGTTCGGACCGCGAACGCTGTGGCTTGTGGCCGCGTTCGACGCCGAACGATGTGGCGGGTCACCACACGTACTTGTGACGATACTCACAGTCGCCGCGCTGAGCAATCGCAACGCCGGTCCACCCCAGAATCGGTGCTCACTAGCGCTGAGCCCCACGGTGGGAACAGCAAGCAGGGCCCGCACGCTCCAAGAGCGTGCGGGCCCTGCCGCTAGCCGAACGGGCCGCGCCGGTCACACCGTCGCTGTCGCCGTCGGCCGCTGCCGATCGACCTAGTGGTCCACCGCCTTCTCGGCACCCACTCCGGTGAGCGAGCGGACCTCCATCTCGGCTTGGATCTTCCGATCCTCACCATCCTTGTCCGTGATCGATCCGATCCAGCCGAGCAGGAAGGCCAGCGGAATGGACACGATGCCCGGGTTGGACAGCGGGAAGATGGCAAAGTCGGCACCTGGAATCATCGAGCTCTCCGCGCCGGACATCACCGGCGAGAAGATGATCAGGACCAAGGCCGCACCCAAGCCGCCGTACATCGAGAACACGGCACCCCGGGTCGTGAATCGACGCCAGAACAGCGAGTAGATGATGGTCGGCAAGTTGGCGGAGGCGGCGACGGCGAACGCAAGGGCCACCAGGAAGGCCACGTTCTGCCCCTGAGCGCCGATGCCGCCCAGGATCGCCAGCACGCCAAT from Zhihengliuella flava includes the following:
- a CDS encoding alpha-ketoacid dehydrogenase subunit beta gives rise to the protein MSTQQSEATGLRTLTFGQSINRGLRAALAEDDKVLVMGEDVGTLGGVFRITDGLQKEFGAQRVLDSPLAESGIVGTAVGLAYRGFRPVVEIQFDGFVYPAFDQIVSQVAKLRYRTRGHVAMPLTIRIPFGGGIGSPEHHSESPEAYFAHTAGLRVVSPSNPQDAYTMIRQSIACDDPVIFFEPKRRYHEKAEVDLEAEADLPLGAARVVVPGDQVTLIAYGPLVKTAIDAATAAADEGVSVEVIDVRSLSPVDFGPLEASVRKTGRVVITHEAGQFAGLGAELAASLTERCFYHLEQPPVRVTGFDIPYPPSKLEQHHLPDLDRILDGVDSVLERTSSLNGAAAGPSAARQGGDA
- the pdhA gene encoding pyruvate dehydrogenase (acetyl-transferring) E1 component subunit alpha, encoding MSRENVMTPAGTAAAEPICLVAPDGTRRHHEPFDAAVADVSDDAVADLYADMVAARRIDTEATALQRQGELALWPPLLGQEAAQVGSARALRQDDFVFTSYRENAVAYCRGVKLEEMLTVWRGNASSGWDPFSVNMATPQIIIGAQTLHATGYAMGIKFDGGDQAAVAYFGDGAVTQGDVNEALAFAASYQAPAVFFCQNNQWAISEPVGLQSRVPIAQRAEGFGMEHVRIDGNDVLASLAATRIALDRARAGDGPTFIEAVTYRMGPHTTADDPTRYRSKDEVEEWSGKDPLKRIEAYLQTRGMAVDGFREAAEHRADEVAEALRAGVTGMADPEWEQVFENVYAEDHAWLRRQREQYGRYLELVEGEGQ
- a CDS encoding ABC transporter permease, with product MLMYTLRRFLHMLPVFFGATLLVYFLVFATGDPIAALSGGKPMSEAVEANLRAQYNLDQPFWVQYGLYLKNLLTLDLGQTFSGQAVNDVVARAMPVTARLAVMALAIEAVFGIIFGVFAGLRKGKLFDSTVLVLSLVVISVPTFVLGFVLQYVVGVELRWTTPTVGSEAGWSDLILPAIVLGLVSLAYVIRLSRTQVAENLSADYVRTATAKGLSRPRVIIVHVLRNSMIPVVTFLGADLGMLMGGAIVTEGVFNVPGIGSVLLDAIKIGETPTVVAVVSVMVLIFVVANLIVDLLYALLDPRIRYA
- a CDS encoding dihydrolipoamide acetyltransferase family protein, whose amino-acid sequence is MQKVFNLPDLGEGLTESEVVAWKVTEGETVSLNQVIADVETAKALVELPSPYSGVVTRIFAEPGAIVEVGQPLLAFEVDQPAGSGAQDGGSSADAASESAAEQVTTPAREPNLVGYGAAVETGRRPQRRRRVAVPAGGSGSEADAGTAAPPAVDTQASNAVAHPAERPRSTPPVRKLAKDLGVCLDELTGSGPQGLITRADVESAGQHGSAAAEGAAPQSEARDDGTRCERVRISSVQRAMARAMSDSVYTAPHATEFLTVDVTESMRLLERLRAAQQPGQAKLTPLTLVAKAVCLQLARVPELNSAWDEEAGDIIRFHDVNLGIAAATERGLLVPNIKAAQSLDLAALAEATAALVDRARTSKTRQDELRGGTFSITNIGVFGIDAGTPILNPGEAGILGLGQVRVQPWEYQGEVALREVMTLSLSFDHRLVDGAQASRFLAGTAGILRDPASLITLV
- a CDS encoding peptide ABC transporter substrate-binding protein — its product is MRMNRVLQSVAVTSALALTLTACGGGEGGGENEATSGVVTAHNTEPQNGLIPSDTSEVGGGRVVEQIFQGLYSYAADSSLQEELAESVESEDNQTWTIKIKEGHTFSDGSEVTAHSFVDAWNYAADSDNAQKGSYFFEGFAGYSESDENGADELSGLTVVDDYTFTVELQQPESDFPLRLGYSAYMPLPEVAFEDMEAFGQAPVSNGPYVLAEDGWQHETQISLVPNEDYEGPREPANDGILFKIYDSYDSAYNDLLSDNLDVLDEMPPSALENYESDLEGRSVSQPYAGNATMVIPGYNENFQGEAGQLRRQAISMAFDRQQIIDQIFMGTKEVATEFTAPVLNGFSAEIPGNEVLEYNPEKAKELWDQANEISPWPEGEVLLYTSNTDGAGNKEYIEAITNQLRENLGIQAELDAKATFKEMRELANTDALPGISRAGWVGDYPSLYNFLGPLYGTGASSNDGRYSNPDFDAKLDEGLQAASVEEAATIFNEAQEILFEDLPVLPLWYQAKQAGWSTQVDNVELGWDGKVLYHQITKG
- a CDS encoding ABC transporter permease, producing the protein MPENIENQSAASADISDVKHRGKQSKRHIEHFVAPLDETPLQGVDTVNTTSEPLSFWAESWRNLRKQPLFIISVIMILGIIVVSVFPQWFTSVGPRDCSLENARGGAEPGHPLGFTYQGCDIYARLIFGAQASVLVGLFTTIGVVIVGGTIGALAGYYGGWVDTVLARTGDIFFALPLILGAIVMMQLPAFRDNQSPWTVTLVLVIFGWPQVARITRGAVIEAKGADYVMAARALGVSKFGALIRHVLPNSLSPIIVVASISLGTYIVAEATLSYLGIGLPPSVVSWGNDISNAQISVRNDPQILFWPALALSITVLSFIMLGDALRDALDPKSRKA
- a CDS encoding ABC transporter ATP-binding protein; protein product: MENLNNSEQPLLDMKDVEITFSTPNGPVKAVRGANLTVYPGESVAIVGESGSGKSTIALAAMGLLAKNGKVTGGQIIYDGKDYASATDKQFRAIRGDEIGMVPQDPMSNLNPVWKIGFQVKETLKANGLGGGNMNQKVAEALSNAGLPDAERRAKQYPHEFSGGMRQRALIAIGLSCQPRLLIADEPTSALDVTVQRQILDHLDQMTAQRGTAVLFITHDLGLAAERAEKVVVMYKGQVVESGPALELLRNPQHPYTQRLIGAAPSLSSQRMDNDAAAEKSATSTDNVLEIQDLTKVFKIREKGFTKSDFTAVDHVSFNVKRGTTTAVVGESGSGKSTVAKMVLNLLKPTSGTIRFDGEDMGQLSEKELFRFRRRVQPIFQDPYGSLDPMYSIFRTIEQPLKIHGIGDAKSRQNKVKELLEHVSLPASTMHRFPNELSGGQRQRIAIARALALEPEVIICDEAVSALDVLVQAQVLELLNKLQAELGLSYLFITHDLAVVRQIADDVVVMKNGQLVESGKTDEIFANPKTDYTSNLLDAIPGAQLLV